One part of the Corynebacterium aurimucosum ATCC 700975 genome encodes these proteins:
- a CDS encoding FUSC family protein: MAEETSSSSSTVKRVRKTTREQLRLVDKSLKARLTRIRNRLVFMLQCTLGAGLAFYVAHDFFGHDQPFFAPMAVIIILGLSGNDRLKRAIDMSIGGIVGVLVGTLLVDALGTGPIHMTIIIGLALIIGSFVTSSQLVSNQIVIAAILIATILPPEEMGGLSRAIDAIIGAVIGLTMIVLIPSSPLRAGRSEVSKVLGITSLVLSDVAKGLEENDPETITEARDAVRGTQDDINNMLNATKGGAETARLSPFLWSTQRTVRSLERILTPVDNMVRGTRVLSRRALVLAEDGDQATAEQVEIIDELAEITMELSDLYTHQTAHERRVDEAQAIPEIVNRLRQLGARCSMDIAGEEAVLSAYAVLAQTRSIIVDLLMVCGMSRESAVAQLVPTSKHPAYPPEVWEED, from the coding sequence ATGGCTGAGGAAACGTCGAGTTCGTCAAGTACCGTCAAGCGCGTTCGCAAAACTACCCGCGAGCAGCTGCGGTTGGTGGATAAGTCACTCAAAGCGCGCCTCACGCGTATCCGCAACCGGCTCGTGTTTATGCTTCAGTGCACCCTCGGTGCGGGCTTGGCCTTCTACGTGGCACACGACTTCTTCGGCCACGATCAGCCTTTCTTCGCACCGATGGCCGTGATCATCATCCTGGGCCTATCTGGCAACGATCGCCTCAAGCGCGCCATCGACATGTCCATTGGCGGCATCGTGGGCGTGCTGGTGGGCACGCTGCTTGTCGATGCCCTCGGGACCGGGCCTATCCATATGACCATCATCATCGGGTTGGCCCTGATTATCGGCTCCTTTGTCACCAGCTCGCAGCTGGTGAGCAACCAGATCGTCATCGCGGCCATCCTCATCGCCACGATTCTTCCACCGGAAGAAATGGGTGGGCTCTCCCGCGCCATTGACGCCATCATCGGCGCGGTCATTGGCCTCACAATGATCGTGTTGATCCCCTCCTCGCCCCTGCGCGCAGGGCGCTCGGAAGTCTCGAAAGTCTTGGGCATTACCTCACTGGTCCTGTCTGATGTGGCCAAGGGACTAGAGGAGAATGACCCCGAAACCATCACTGAGGCCCGCGATGCCGTGCGCGGCACGCAGGATGACATCAACAACATGCTCAACGCCACCAAAGGTGGTGCGGAGACTGCACGGCTATCACCCTTCCTGTGGAGCACGCAGCGCACCGTGCGCTCCCTGGAGCGCATCCTCACTCCTGTTGACAACATGGTCCGTGGCACCCGCGTGCTCTCCCGCCGTGCGCTTGTTCTCGCCGAGGACGGCGACCAAGCCACCGCCGAGCAAGTTGAGATCATCGACGAACTTGCTGAAATCACGATGGAGCTCTCCGACCTCTATACCCACCAAACAGCGCATGAGCGCCGCGTGGATGAAGCGCAAGCCATTCCGGAAATAGTCAACCGCCTGCGCCAGCTAGGTGCCCGCTGCTCGATGGACATCGCCGGCGAGGAAGCAGTGCTCTCCGCCTATGCCGTACTGGCCCAGACTCGCTCCATCATCGTGGACCTGCTCATGGTGTGCGGCATGTCCCGCGAGTCAGCCGTGGCGCAGCTCGTGCCCACCTCCAAGCACCCGGCCTATCCGCCGGAGGTCTGGGAAGAGGATTAG
- a CDS encoding DASS family sodium-coupled anion symporter produces the protein MSAVLPTDTPPEDHHAVAERPPSAEVHPIGLAIAVGVGVAVWLVPTPEGLQPNAWHLLAIFLATIVGIIIKAAPMGALSVVAIALCAGTQVLAPGEPGESMSLALSGFSNSTIWLIVSAFFVSRAVITSGLGTRMALCFVRLFGKSTLGLAYGLGLTDLALSPFIPSNTARAGGIVYPITKSICLSSGSDPNDPSTFRRIGSYLALTGYNMNLAVSVVFFTGAAPNAMAAKFAANDNVSITWGGWFLAAAVPAMVGVLLVPLVVYAMNKPELTKTPEAPAAAARDLAALGPMRRSEWVTLGVFLLMIVLWIFGGRLVSATAVAFLGLGILLLTSALTWKDMKSEKAAWDTLVWFSALVMMGTQLNELGFVGWFGDNVGSWVEGLNMGTLGTFALLTILYALAHYMFASGTAHTAAMFTVFFSVGLALGLPGVPLAVFLGAIPTIFGCLTHYGNGPAPIYYGSGYVDLGLWWKVGGVLGALYVLIWLCIGIPWWMLLGLW, from the coding sequence ATGAGTGCCGTGCTTCCTACGGACACACCTCCGGAGGATCATCATGCGGTAGCGGAGCGCCCACCTTCTGCTGAGGTTCACCCCATCGGTCTTGCCATAGCGGTGGGGGTAGGCGTTGCCGTATGGCTTGTGCCCACTCCTGAAGGACTTCAGCCGAATGCATGGCACCTTTTGGCAATATTTCTCGCGACCATCGTGGGAATCATCATCAAGGCAGCTCCCATGGGTGCGTTGTCTGTTGTCGCTATCGCGTTATGCGCGGGCACTCAAGTCCTCGCACCAGGGGAGCCTGGCGAGTCAATGTCGTTGGCGTTGTCTGGATTTTCCAATTCCACAATTTGGCTCATTGTATCCGCGTTCTTCGTCTCCCGGGCAGTGATTACCTCGGGTTTAGGCACACGCATGGCCCTGTGCTTCGTGCGGTTGTTTGGTAAATCGACGTTAGGCTTGGCCTATGGGCTCGGGTTAACGGATCTTGCTCTCAGCCCATTCATCCCTTCAAACACTGCCCGCGCCGGCGGAATTGTATATCCCATTACCAAGTCCATTTGCTTGAGTTCAGGCTCAGACCCAAACGATCCGAGTACGTTCCGCCGCATCGGCAGCTATCTCGCATTGACCGGCTACAACATGAATCTCGCGGTGTCCGTTGTCTTTTTCACCGGTGCTGCTCCCAACGCAATGGCAGCGAAATTTGCAGCAAATGACAACGTGTCGATTACGTGGGGCGGCTGGTTCCTCGCGGCTGCAGTACCGGCAATGGTAGGCGTGTTGCTCGTACCGCTTGTGGTCTATGCCATGAACAAACCTGAGCTGACCAAGACCCCGGAGGCCCCGGCAGCAGCCGCACGGGACCTGGCGGCGCTTGGGCCTATGCGGCGTTCAGAGTGGGTCACGCTGGGAGTTTTCCTCCTCATGATTGTCCTGTGGATCTTTGGCGGGCGTCTTGTCTCTGCTACGGCAGTAGCTTTCTTAGGGCTCGGCATCTTGCTCTTGACCAGTGCCCTGACCTGGAAGGACATGAAATCTGAGAAAGCAGCGTGGGACACGCTCGTATGGTTCTCTGCCTTAGTCATGATGGGCACGCAGCTGAACGAGCTTGGCTTTGTTGGCTGGTTTGGAGACAACGTCGGTTCGTGGGTAGAGGGGCTTAACATGGGGACGCTGGGCACGTTTGCTCTGCTCACAATTCTGTACGCACTGGCGCATTATATGTTTGCCTCTGGTACAGCGCATACCGCAGCCATGTTCACAGTCTTCTTCAGCGTCGGCTTAGCCCTGGGCCTTCCTGGGGTGCCATTGGCCGTCTTCCTCGGAGCGATTCCAACGATTTTCGGTTGTCTTACTCACTACGGAAATGGCCCTGCACCGATTTATTACGGCTCCGGTTATGTGGATCTGGGCCTGTGGTGGAAGGTCGGCGGCGTCCTCGGAGCCTTGTACGTTCTAATCTGGCTCTGTATCGGTATTCCTTGGTGGATGCTTTTAGGCCTGTGGTAG
- the ttdB gene encoding L(+)-tartrate dehydratase subunit beta, with the protein MSENTTAKTLTTPISQEDLQDIKAGDVIFLDGYIVTCRDVGHRRVVELGRELPLDLKGGAILHAGPIMQKVEGTDRNGDEKYEVVSVGPTTSMRMEMFEYDFIEQTGVRLIVGKGSMGPNTEAGCKEFGALHCVFPAGNAVIAATEVEEVEESYWRELGMPEALWVMRVKQFGPLIVSIDANGNNLYTQKKEEYNARKETILEDLYEKVRYIK; encoded by the coding sequence ATGAGCGAGAACACTACTGCCAAGACTCTCACTACTCCCATCTCGCAAGAGGACCTCCAAGACATCAAAGCTGGCGATGTCATCTTCCTCGATGGCTACATCGTGACATGCCGCGACGTAGGCCACCGTCGTGTCGTCGAGCTGGGCCGCGAATTGCCTCTTGATTTGAAGGGCGGCGCAATTCTTCACGCTGGGCCCATCATGCAGAAGGTGGAAGGCACTGACCGCAACGGTGACGAGAAGTATGAAGTGGTTTCCGTGGGCCCCACGACCTCCATGCGCATGGAAATGTTTGAGTATGACTTCATCGAGCAGACCGGTGTGCGCCTAATCGTCGGCAAGGGCTCTATGGGGCCTAATACTGAGGCAGGCTGCAAGGAATTTGGTGCGTTGCACTGCGTGTTCCCCGCGGGAAACGCGGTCATCGCGGCAACTGAAGTTGAGGAAGTCGAAGAGTCTTATTGGCGTGAGCTCGGGATGCCTGAGGCCCTGTGGGTAATGCGGGTGAAGCAATTTGGGCCACTCATTGTGTCCATCGATGCCAACGGCAACAACTTGTATACCCAGAAAAAGGAAGAGTACAACGCACGCAAGGAGACGATCCTCGAGGATCTGTACGAAAAGGTTAGGTACATCAAATGA
- the ttdA gene encoding L(+)-tartrate dehydratase subunit alpha, with translation MTTTESEVLRGVPQRATRRAETPSTSTVPVEIEFAPSTKKPSELGHQFSPEVQLLIDRVAKFTDLVSKRLPDDVTERLRQLAEEEDQPMAKMIYKTMQRNQKLALDLDRPSCQDTGQIQIFARVGTEFPYLSELEPAMKEAIGIASETAPLRRNSVETFNEYNPGTNIGTKSPWLYTELISGSDELELDVYLAGGGCSLPGQGKTLMPGEGYEAAMKFILDVMTSYGVNACPPMLIGVGIGTSIDTAGFMSKLALMRPVQSHNQNEVVAELEKNLETAINDLGLGPQGLGGKRSVMGVNIENSARHPSVLSVAVNTGCWSHRRGTIHLDRDLNYRLLTHSGFEL, from the coding sequence ATGACGACCACTGAATCTGAAGTACTGCGCGGTGTTCCACAGCGCGCTACCCGGCGTGCAGAGACTCCGAGCACGTCGACAGTGCCGGTAGAGATTGAGTTCGCTCCGTCCACCAAGAAACCTTCCGAGCTCGGGCACCAGTTCAGCCCTGAAGTTCAGCTTCTGATCGATCGTGTTGCCAAGTTCACCGACTTGGTATCGAAGCGTCTTCCAGACGACGTCACTGAGCGTCTTCGCCAGCTGGCAGAGGAAGAAGACCAGCCCATGGCAAAGATGATCTACAAGACCATGCAGCGCAACCAGAAGCTTGCGCTCGACCTGGACCGCCCGTCATGCCAGGACACCGGACAGATCCAAATTTTCGCACGTGTAGGTACCGAGTTCCCGTACCTTTCGGAGCTCGAGCCCGCGATGAAGGAGGCGATTGGTATCGCCTCAGAGACGGCGCCTTTGCGTCGCAACTCTGTTGAAACATTCAACGAGTACAACCCTGGTACCAACATCGGCACCAAGTCCCCGTGGCTCTATACCGAGCTGATATCTGGTTCGGATGAACTTGAGCTCGACGTCTACCTCGCCGGTGGCGGATGTTCTCTACCTGGCCAGGGAAAGACTCTGATGCCAGGCGAGGGCTATGAGGCGGCGATGAAGTTCATTCTGGATGTCATGACGTCCTACGGCGTCAACGCCTGCCCACCAATGCTGATTGGTGTTGGTATTGGAACGTCCATCGATACGGCTGGTTTCATGTCCAAGCTCGCGCTGATGCGCCCGGTGCAGTCCCACAATCAGAACGAGGTTGTCGCCGAGTTGGAGAAGAACCTGGAGACCGCCATTAACGACTTGGGGCTCGGACCACAGGGCCTGGGAGGTAAGCGTTCTGTCATGGGCGTCAACATCGAGAACTCTGCTCGTCACCCGTCCGTCCTTTCGGTCGCCGTCAATACCGGTTGCTGGTCTCACCGCCGTGGCACCATCCATTTGGACCGTGATCTCAACTACCGCCTGCTGACGCACTCCGGCTTCGAGCTTTAA
- a CDS encoding AraC family transcriptional regulator, with amino-acid sequence MSEFYAEHTPPARSAAWRQYVYDIGSYHYNWHSPIELLTILGGSVEINRASGTRVLSRGDVVLFNSNEGHATMSLEPREGTASAQALLIHLDTSYVASFNRGFIPQFSCCSTDFSGTHLGISELRKLSSQMMLEAQKVDSLSKEVAQESRLAAICAVLYRDFFEGDAPAARSADAERLQEMRRVIEYVDEHYQQKITLRNLADFAGYSPAYFSDLFSSVVGIPVSEYITRVRLAEAVQLLRRTDWPITDVALAAGFPDNKALSLAFRRAFSKTASQYRKQLRSVEKTGVNVAAVDERFHEYFVSTTDSFVRDTLSEFAGESAEGRVAAEREQLQSLLAEVSQQAEKSGRHGAERDDAVDPVKAVILSERYWN; translated from the coding sequence ATGTCCGAGTTCTATGCTGAACATACCCCACCTGCTCGCTCTGCAGCTTGGCGTCAGTACGTCTACGACATCGGTTCATACCACTACAATTGGCATTCGCCCATCGAGCTTCTCACTATCCTTGGCGGAAGCGTTGAAATTAACCGAGCCTCGGGAACCCGGGTACTCTCTCGCGGAGATGTCGTCCTATTCAATTCCAACGAAGGACACGCCACGATGTCTCTGGAGCCTCGCGAAGGAACAGCCAGCGCGCAGGCGCTTTTAATTCATCTCGACACCTCCTACGTAGCCAGCTTCAATCGCGGCTTCATCCCCCAATTTTCTTGTTGTTCCACTGATTTTTCGGGCACTCACCTGGGGATTAGTGAACTACGGAAGCTGTCGTCGCAGATGATGTTAGAGGCGCAGAAGGTCGATTCTCTAAGCAAAGAGGTTGCGCAAGAATCGCGTTTAGCAGCCATATGTGCAGTTCTTTATCGGGACTTTTTTGAAGGTGACGCGCCAGCAGCACGATCGGCTGATGCAGAGCGACTCCAGGAAATGCGGCGAGTGATTGAATACGTGGATGAGCATTATCAACAGAAGATAACGCTGCGAAACCTTGCTGACTTCGCCGGCTATTCACCGGCCTATTTCTCAGATCTCTTTAGCTCCGTTGTAGGGATTCCAGTTAGTGAGTACATCACGAGGGTGCGGTTAGCCGAAGCCGTACAGCTTTTACGCCGGACCGATTGGCCCATTACTGACGTTGCTTTGGCCGCAGGATTTCCAGATAACAAGGCACTCAGCTTGGCTTTTAGAAGAGCGTTTAGCAAAACGGCGAGCCAGTACCGAAAGCAGCTGCGTTCGGTAGAAAAGACTGGTGTCAATGTGGCAGCGGTGGATGAACGATTTCACGAATATTTTGTGAGCACCACCGATTCCTTTGTTCGCGATACTCTTTCCGAGTTCGCGGGTGAAAGCGCAGAAGGGCGTGTGGCAGCTGAACGCGAGCAGCTCCAGTCTCTGCTTGCAGAAGTGTCACAACAGGCCGAAAAATCTGGCAGACACGGTGCGGAACGGGATGACGCGGTAGATCCGGTAAAAGCGGTAATTCTTTCGGAGCGCTACTGGAATTGA
- the fbaA gene encoding class II fructose-bisphosphate aldolase: MPIATPEVYNQMLDTAKKGGFAFPAINCTSSETINAALRGFAEAESDGIIQFSTGGAEFGSGLSVKNKVAGAKALAAFAHEAAQHYGINVALHTDHCQKEVLDEYVRPLIAFSQERVDRGELPLFQSHMWDGSAIPIDENLVIAQELLEKAHNANIILEVEIGVVGGEEDGVEAKAGANLYTSPEDFEKTVDALGTGEKGRYLLAATFGNVHGVYKPGNVKLRPEVLDEGQKVAVKKLGLEEGSQPFDFVFHGGSGSEKEKIEEALRYGVIKMNVDTDTQYAFTNPVARHMFANYDGVFKIDGEVGNKKVYDPRSYLKKAEQGMADRVVEACQDLHSVGKTVSK; this comes from the coding sequence ATGCCTATTGCAACCCCTGAGGTTTATAACCAGATGCTGGATACCGCCAAGAAGGGCGGCTTCGCATTCCCGGCAATCAACTGCACCTCCTCCGAAACCATCAACGCCGCTCTCCGCGGCTTCGCCGAGGCTGAGTCCGACGGCATCATCCAGTTCTCCACCGGCGGCGCCGAGTTCGGTTCCGGCCTGTCCGTGAAGAACAAGGTTGCCGGCGCCAAGGCACTGGCTGCCTTCGCTCACGAGGCTGCACAGCACTACGGCATTAACGTTGCGCTGCACACTGACCACTGCCAGAAGGAAGTCCTGGATGAGTACGTGCGCCCGCTGATCGCCTTCTCCCAGGAGCGCGTTGACCGCGGCGAGCTGCCGCTCTTCCAGTCCCACATGTGGGATGGCTCCGCTATCCCGATCGATGAGAACCTTGTGATCGCTCAGGAGCTCCTCGAGAAGGCCCACAACGCCAACATCATCCTTGAGGTTGAGATCGGCGTCGTTGGCGGCGAAGAGGACGGCGTTGAGGCCAAGGCCGGCGCTAACCTCTACACCTCCCCGGAGGACTTTGAGAAGACCGTCGACGCCCTCGGTACCGGTGAGAAGGGTCGCTACCTGCTGGCCGCTACCTTCGGTAACGTCCACGGCGTGTACAAGCCGGGCAACGTGAAGCTGCGCCCGGAGGTTCTGGATGAGGGCCAGAAGGTTGCTGTGAAGAAGCTCGGCCTGGAGGAAGGCTCCCAGCCCTTCGACTTCGTCTTCCACGGCGGCTCCGGCTCCGAGAAGGAGAAGATCGAGGAGGCCCTGCGCTATGGCGTCATCAAGATGAACGTTGACACCGATACCCAGTACGCCTTCACCAACCCGGTTGCACGCCACATGTTCGCTAACTACGACGGCGTCTTCAAGATCGACGGCGAGGTAGGCAACAAGAAGGTCTACGACCCGCGCTCCTACCTCAAGAAGGCTGAGCAGGGCATGGCTGACCGCGTGGTTGAGGCCTGCCAGGACCTGCACTCCGTGGGCAAGACCGTTTCTAAGTAG
- a CDS encoding glycoside hydrolase family 76 protein codes for MLEKWSHRADLAETAINERHAQAVWGLPRTNLAVVSWPPTTKESLFVHWHYWWQAHYLDCLVDAALRKNTKARRARIADTIRGIHVRNLRALTKNRYYDDKAWLALAIARAGELKKQRPYKKLGTLQHNIRDGIDTQVGVLPWREGETFLNVPSNGPGAIMLARMGRVDEARHIVDWIYDHLIDDDGFVMDGIRMRMDGQEIVRNIHPYCQGVVLGACLEIVLALREKTGLRSVEDIDSVHEAELAADMMDYTTRIRGLVQAVATGMATYTGVIDWQTGDGDGGLFKGILARYLADVAVRLPGDSPANRATKKLAARLVTASAESVWEHRLEVDGLPIFGSDWTADAKLPHNYGFGPSSLSQKMGIIRVAERDLSVQLSGWMLLEACTRIVKYKSESKK; via the coding sequence GTGTTAGAGAAATGGTCCCACCGCGCCGACCTTGCGGAAACAGCCATCAATGAGCGCCACGCGCAGGCCGTGTGGGGCTTGCCCCGTACCAACCTTGCCGTGGTGAGTTGGCCACCCACCACCAAGGAATCACTCTTTGTGCACTGGCATTATTGGTGGCAGGCGCATTATCTGGACTGTCTTGTTGACGCGGCCCTGCGCAAAAACACCAAAGCACGCCGCGCACGCATCGCCGATACCATCCGTGGCATTCATGTGCGCAACCTCCGCGCGCTGACCAAGAACCGCTACTACGACGACAAAGCATGGCTCGCCCTGGCCATCGCCCGCGCTGGTGAGCTCAAAAAGCAGCGCCCCTACAAGAAGTTGGGCACCCTGCAGCACAACATCCGCGATGGCATCGACACCCAGGTGGGCGTGCTGCCCTGGCGCGAAGGCGAGACCTTCCTCAACGTTCCTTCCAACGGTCCGGGCGCCATCATGCTGGCCCGGATGGGGCGCGTGGACGAGGCCCGCCATATCGTGGATTGGATCTACGATCACCTCATTGATGACGATGGCTTCGTCATGGACGGCATCCGCATGCGTATGGACGGGCAGGAGATTGTCCGCAACATCCACCCCTACTGCCAAGGCGTGGTGCTCGGCGCCTGCTTGGAAATCGTGCTGGCGCTGCGAGAGAAGACCGGCCTGCGCTCCGTGGAGGATATCGACTCCGTCCACGAGGCAGAACTCGCTGCGGACATGATGGACTACACCACTCGCATCCGCGGCCTAGTCCAAGCGGTGGCCACGGGCATGGCGACGTACACGGGCGTCATCGACTGGCAGACTGGTGACGGCGACGGCGGCCTCTTCAAGGGCATCCTTGCCCGCTACCTCGCGGACGTGGCGGTGCGCCTGCCGGGCGATTCCCCGGCTAACCGCGCGACGAAGAAGCTAGCCGCTCGCCTCGTGACGGCCTCGGCGGAATCCGTGTGGGAACACCGCCTAGAGGTAGACGGCCTACCCATCTTCGGCTCCGATTGGACCGCGGATGCCAAGCTTCCCCATAACTACGGTTTCGGCCCCTCGTCATTGAGCCAGAAGATGGGCATTATCCGCGTGGCTGAGCGCGATTTATCCGTTCAATTGTCCGGTTGGATGTTGTTGGAGGCCTGCACCCGGATTGTGAAGTACAAGTCAGAATCCAAGAAATAG
- a CDS encoding TrmH family RNA methyltransferase — MPKPEEEAAAKGPTEWNEGRHGVGPWEGPLPEGPEAEKYDPELLAEGDRRNVVDAYRYWTREAIREDIDKRRHALHIAIENFENDSNIGTVVRTANAFAVDTVHIVGRRRWNRRGAMVTDRYQHLMHHTDVSELMAWAADQDLTVVAIDNTPGCVPLETAELPERCLLLFGQEGPGVSPEAQDAAVMTCSIAQFGSTRSINAGVAAGIAMHAWIRQHADLSKAW; from the coding sequence TTGCCTAAGCCCGAGGAAGAGGCGGCAGCCAAAGGCCCCACCGAGTGGAACGAGGGCCGCCACGGTGTTGGCCCGTGGGAAGGCCCGCTGCCCGAAGGCCCCGAAGCGGAGAAATACGATCCCGAACTGCTCGCGGAGGGGGATCGCCGCAATGTCGTCGATGCCTACCGTTACTGGACGCGCGAGGCGATCCGGGAGGATATCGATAAGCGCCGGCATGCGCTGCACATCGCCATCGAGAACTTCGAAAACGATTCCAACATCGGCACCGTGGTGCGCACTGCCAACGCCTTTGCCGTCGACACCGTCCACATTGTGGGACGCCGACGCTGGAACCGGCGCGGCGCCATGGTCACCGACAGGTACCAGCACCTCATGCACCACACGGATGTTAGTGAGCTAATGGCCTGGGCAGCGGACCAGGACCTGACCGTCGTGGCCATCGATAACACCCCCGGGTGTGTCCCCCTAGAAACCGCGGAGCTGCCCGAGCGCTGCCTGCTCCTCTTCGGACAAGAAGGCCCAGGCGTCAGCCCGGAGGCCCAGGACGCAGCAGTGATGACCTGCTCAATCGCACAATTTGGTTCTACTCGCTCCATCAACGCGGGCGTGGCCGCGGGCATTGCCATGCATGCATGGATTCGGCAGCACGCCGATTTATCAAAAGCTTGGTGA
- the pyrE gene encoding orotate phosphoribosyltransferase, with translation MSLDQQKKQRLAELVKELAVVHGKVTLSSGKEADYYVDLRRATLQHEASRLIGSLLRELTADWDYAAAGGLTMGADPVALSIMHADGRDIDAFVVRKEAKKHGMQRQIEGFNVEGQKVLVVEDTTTTGNSPLTAVKALRKAGAEVVGVATVVDRNTDAGAAIAAEGLEYRYLLGLEDLDLA, from the coding sequence ATGAGCCTGGATCAGCAGAAGAAGCAACGCCTAGCAGAACTGGTGAAGGAGCTGGCCGTCGTCCACGGCAAGGTCACGCTGTCCTCCGGCAAGGAGGCTGACTACTACGTGGACCTGCGCCGCGCCACCCTGCAGCACGAGGCCTCGCGCCTTATCGGCTCGCTGCTGCGTGAGCTCACCGCTGACTGGGATTATGCTGCCGCCGGTGGCCTGACCATGGGCGCGGATCCAGTCGCGCTGTCCATCATGCATGCCGATGGCCGCGATATCGACGCCTTCGTTGTCCGCAAGGAAGCCAAGAAGCACGGCATGCAGCGTCAGATTGAGGGCTTCAACGTCGAGGGACAGAAGGTGCTCGTTGTCGAGGACACCACCACGACCGGCAACTCGCCGCTGACCGCCGTGAAGGCTCTGCGTAAGGCAGGCGCCGAGGTCGTCGGCGTGGCCACCGTGGTGGACCGCAACACCGATGCCGGCGCAGCCATCGCTGCCGAGGGCCTGGAATACCGCTACCTGCTGGGCCTTGAGGATCTCGACCTTGCCTAA
- a CDS encoding sulfurtransferase: protein MSILISPHELSEKIYRGDKTTILASLWAPGEGEAFNQFSSLHIPTAQYADAASAFVGLPGSKVGRNPLPQTEKIQEWIDLWGLEEDSEVVVYDEGRGLFAGRAWWTLRWAGIRNVRILDGGLSNWRAQSLPTLTGPGNLGMPSDFEVTTGSMPTATIDEVKEHKGLLLDVRTRNRFAGRRENLDLKAGHIPGAVNLPERLFHTQDVTVWKSKEEILEILEQHGVTKENVDGAIIYSGSGNHSALTIAVLEHVGFTGLRHFVGGWSQWSANPKNPVERGDREHV from the coding sequence ATGAGCATTTTGATCTCCCCTCACGAGTTGAGTGAGAAGATTTACCGCGGTGATAAGACGACCATCCTCGCTTCCCTCTGGGCACCAGGGGAAGGCGAGGCCTTCAATCAGTTTTCCTCCCTCCACATTCCGACTGCCCAGTACGCCGACGCCGCTTCAGCCTTCGTGGGCCTGCCCGGCTCCAAGGTAGGGCGCAACCCACTCCCGCAGACCGAGAAGATTCAAGAGTGGATCGACCTCTGGGGTCTAGAGGAGGACAGCGAAGTCGTTGTCTACGACGAAGGCCGCGGACTCTTCGCTGGCCGTGCGTGGTGGACCCTGCGCTGGGCCGGCATCCGCAACGTCCGCATCCTCGACGGCGGCCTGTCCAACTGGCGTGCCCAGTCCCTGCCCACCCTTACCGGCCCGGGTAACTTGGGCATGCCCTCGGACTTTGAAGTGACCACGGGGTCGATGCCCACGGCCACCATCGATGAGGTCAAGGAGCATAAGGGCCTGCTTCTCGACGTTCGCACGCGCAACCGCTTCGCCGGCCGCCGCGAGAACCTCGACCTGAAGGCCGGCCACATTCCCGGCGCGGTCAACCTTCCGGAGCGCCTCTTTCACACACAGGACGTCACCGTGTGGAAGTCCAAGGAAGAAATCCTCGAAATCCTTGAGCAGCACGGCGTGACCAAGGAAAACGTGGACGGCGCCATCATCTACTCCGGCTCCGGTAACCACTCCGCGCTTACCATCGCCGTGCTGGAACACGTGGGCTTTACCGGTTTGCGTCACTTCGTGGGTGGATGGTCGCAGTGGTCAGCCAATCCGAAGAATCCGGTGGAGCGTGGCGACCGCGAGCACGTCTAG